From the Vibrio alginolyticus NBRC 15630 = ATCC 17749 genome, one window contains:
- a CDS encoding paraquat-inducible protein A — protein MTSLSKHAMQPNNVRLCQGCELPVDIVDLPHGKNAHCPRCGTQLYRGGSPSLSGNLAVAITCILLFIPSHFFNFISIRLFGVMIPATLPSGMITLMEEGFVLLSLLILFCSSLAPLTVCVSVVTAHISLHQRWFRGLRISLWLIQHLKHWVMLDVFLVSIAISCFKLQDYSDIFVGPGLIGLVLLQIFTVLLVSRISVRRYWEAWKPESLYAFEHKDVHCHECHLSQPEGDHCQRCHHELYHRKPNSIQKTWAYLIAATVAIFPANLIPISILLTNGKRLEDTIFSGVAGLVKSGMYGIAAIIFVASIVVPVIKILGLAYIMLCIQFKRSVFKRQRMMVYFVVKWIGKWSVMDLFVISIMMTLVDRGQILDFTPGYGAVAFGVVVVLTMLAAESIDPRLIWDQTNPKQSEKESMNE, from the coding sequence ATGACCTCTCTGTCTAAGCACGCCATGCAACCCAATAACGTACGTCTGTGCCAAGGTTGTGAATTGCCTGTCGACATCGTCGACTTACCCCATGGCAAAAATGCACACTGCCCTCGTTGTGGTACACAATTATATCGCGGAGGTAGCCCTAGCCTCTCTGGTAATCTAGCCGTCGCGATAACCTGTATCCTACTATTTATTCCATCGCACTTTTTTAACTTTATTAGCATCCGACTCTTTGGTGTGATGATTCCGGCAACCCTGCCTTCAGGGATGATCACATTGATGGAAGAAGGATTTGTTCTTCTTTCATTGCTCATTCTATTTTGTAGCTCTCTAGCGCCACTGACGGTTTGTGTTTCAGTGGTAACGGCGCATATTTCTTTACATCAACGATGGTTCCGTGGGCTTCGTATCTCACTGTGGCTAATTCAACATTTGAAGCATTGGGTTATGTTGGATGTGTTCTTAGTTAGCATCGCCATTTCCTGTTTTAAACTCCAAGATTATTCCGACATTTTCGTCGGTCCGGGGTTAATTGGTCTGGTTCTTTTGCAGATATTTACCGTTTTGTTAGTTTCAAGAATCAGCGTGCGTCGTTATTGGGAAGCTTGGAAACCAGAAAGTTTATATGCTTTTGAGCATAAAGATGTGCATTGCCATGAATGCCACTTGTCCCAGCCTGAAGGTGACCATTGCCAGCGTTGTCATCACGAGTTATATCATCGCAAGCCAAACTCCATTCAGAAAACATGGGCTTACCTCATCGCAGCAACGGTCGCCATCTTCCCTGCTAACCTGATCCCTATTTCCATCTTGCTTACCAATGGTAAGCGTTTGGAGGACACTATTTTTTCAGGCGTGGCTGGTTTGGTAAAAAGCGGCATGTATGGAATCGCTGCGATCATTTTTGTTGCGAGTATCGTTGTCCCGGTGATTAAAATACTTGGGCTCGCCTACATCATGCTTTGCATCCAATTCAAACGTTCGGTGTTTAAGAGACAACGAATGATGGTTTACTTTGTTGTTAAATGGATCGGTAAATGGTCTGTGATGGATTTGTTTGTTATTTCTATCATGATGACGTTAGTCGATCGTGGTCAGATACTGGATTTCACACCAGGATATGGCGCCGTAGCATTTGGTGTTGTCGTAGTGTTGACCATGCTTGCAGCAGAAAGTATTGATCCAAGGCTAATCTGGGACCAAACAAACCCAAAACAATCAGAAAAAGAGTCAATGAATGAGTGA